One Rosa chinensis cultivar Old Blush chromosome 5, RchiOBHm-V2, whole genome shotgun sequence genomic region harbors:
- the LOC112165979 gene encoding probable disease resistance protein At4g27220 isoform X2: MTRTVSSGASNAMSKMDEPLKRGSNDIGCYFEEAKAKKKQKARHEEEVREEVRVIVQEDAEIEGQKTKQQDSIVIQLMESSSALMVENPEPKSEDHQESMDLDPSTSLPSSAPLKKYDVFLSFRGADSRKDFLSHLHHELRYVRGLQTFMDDKELELGAPIYPSLLKAIEESNFAIVVLSKDYAQSAWCLEELTKICECMKDNNRIIPLFYHVEPTDVRYQKCSFRDAFTNHVKNGWHSSEQLQRWKKALETVANFSGCNAKDYKTEREVVEAIVESVCGRVRPIGIESIISSRDFGDFEVFEATREAMDNVMKALEDENVTIIGVYGMPGIGKTTMVEHVGVEAQKKGLFRQVTRAVISQKPNLWKIQGRLASMLGVTLRGADEFERACELMSMIRRRERILIILDDIWTKRELSDIGIPGPKELKSRNSKLLLTTRNKDVCDSMHCQPRIPIDILTEQDSWKLFEKNTGKSFEQTTKFYRVARKVARECAGLPLALKAVAKALGNKDLDQWRGACKRLKASKTPYPEDKGDVFKSIKLSYDYLETNDSKSCFLLCCLFPEDYDIQIEDLLKYGIGKGLFQESDMQEARAAVHSVVQSLKDSNLLLDGKMDRGCVRMHDVIRDVGFSISLSKDGHRQFYVRAGWELEDWPTIDAHEYYTAISLMRNKIPELPEVLEFPELQILLLQSNSMNKILDSSFKHLTALRVLDISETSISLLPSSSNLLTSLHTLYLDGCLSMESNISILGQLKELKILSMREFPREKLPKEIGELTKLRMLDFTSESVGIVPCNVIGNLSKLEELYMQCNFVDWGSKVEGSEVKGSVVEESKAVGAGEETTALFDELTSLLHLRILKVFMSDAKCMHVNVRRKLKWINFDICISGDPSIRKQHLDSSSSLDYARALTVDITMDTLQKWFIDAVTKRTEKLQYIKCQDLGNILMEYDWGRLHKLKHLSVIGPNEKLKELMNTTIWIQNEPVFQNLEELHLVEVNCLKELCVGELPNESLCKLRLLKVTGCHKLMNALLQSNLLQRLQNLEILICEEMDVLEYVFACEVFDAEQITLRKLTEMRLENLVNLIKIWNGPAPHAVFHHVKILVVSGCFKLKYLFTSEVAQCLHELEDLRVEVCQRLERVIEASEETVNNKIVFPKLKILALKQLPKLTRFYGSTGSGTNDEENIEFPLLEHSHVERCNSFKSPAKDMLVSVMKKQLVLIPMQESDRRETPTLSRRR, encoded by the exons ATGACCCGTACTGTGTCTTCTGGAGCATCTAATGCAATGTCAAAAATGGATGAGCCATTGAAGCGTGGTTCAAATGATATTGGATGCTATTTTGAAGAAGCAAAAgctaagaagaaacaaaaagctAGACACGAAGAGGAAGTGAGGGAAGAAGTCAGAGTTATTGTACAAGAAGATGCAGAAATTGAAGGGCAAAAAACAAAGCAGCAAGATTCCATAGTGATTCAGCTGATGGAATCATCGTCAGCTCTCATGGTTGAAAACCCTGAGCCAAAATCAGAGGATCATCAAGAATCAATGGACCTGGATCCCTCTACATCTCTTCCTTCATCAGCTCCTCTGAAGAAGTATGATGTTTTTCTGAGTTTCAGGGGTGCAGACTCTCGTAAGGATTTTCTATCCCACTTACACCATGAATTGAGATATGTGAGAGGGCTTCAAACGTTCATGGATGACAAAGAGCTTGAACTAGGGGCTCCTATTTATCCAAGTCTGCTaaaggcaattgaagaatcaaATTTTGCAATTGTTGTTTTGTCAAAAGACTATGCTCAATCTGCATGGTGTTTGGAGGAGCTTACAAAGATTTGTGAATGCATGAAAGACAATAACAGAATTATACCGCTTTTTTATCATGTCGAACCTACTGATGTGCGGTATCAGAAGTGTAGTTTTCGAGATGCTTTCACAAATCATGTAAAAAATGGGTGGCACAGTTCAGAGCAGCTGCAGCGGTGGAAAAAAGCTTTAGAAACAGTAGCCAATTTCTCTGGGTGTAATGCGAAGGATTATAA GACTGAAAGAGAAGTTGTTGAAGCCATTGTGGAATCTGTGTGCGGGAGAGTAAGACCTATTGGAATTGAGTCTATTATTTCCTCAAGAGATTTTGGAGATTTTGAAGTATTTGAAGCAACAAGAGAAGCCATGGACAATGTAATGAAGGCGCTAGAAGATGAAAACGTTACTATCATTGGGGTCTACGGAATGCCAGGCATCGGAAAAACAACCATGGTGGAACATGTCGGTGTAGAAGCCCAAAAAAAGGGGCTATTCCGTCAGGTGACTCGGGCTGTGATATCCCAAAAGCCCAACTTGTGGAAGATTCAAGGAAGATTAGCTTCCATGTTGGGTGTGACACTAAGGGGTGCAGACGAATTTGAAAGAGCCTGTGAATTGATGTCGATGATAAGGAGAAGAGAAAGGATCCTTATAATCCTGGATGACATTTGGACGAAAAGAGAGTTGTCAGACATAGGAATTCCTGGCCCCAAAGAGCTAAAAAGTCGCAATTCCAAGCTCCTACTCACCACAAGGAATAAGGATGTTTGCGATAGTATGCACTGCCAACCAAGAATTCCTATTGATATCTTGACTGAACAAGATTCTTGGAAGTTGTTTGAGAAGAATACAGGAAAATCTTTTGAACAAACAACCAAGTTCTATCGTGTTGCAAGGAAGGTAGCAAGAGAATGTGCCGGTCTTCCGCTTGCGTTGAAAGCAGTTGCAAAGGCACTTGGGAATAAAGATTTAGACCAATGGAGGGGAGCTTGTAAGCGACTAAAGGCGTCCAAAACTCCTTACCCGGAAGACAAGGGAGATGTATTCAAAAGCATAAAGCTAAGCTATGATTACCTAGAAACTAATGACTCCAAATCATGCTTCTTGCTTTGCTGCCTATTCCCAGAGGATTATGATATCCAAATTGAAGACCTGCTGAAGTATGGGATTGGGAAAGGATTGTTTCAGGAGTCTGACATGCAAGAAGCCAGAGCCGCAGTACATTCTGTGGTCCAGTCCCTTAAAGATTCTAACCTACTTTTGGATGGTAAAATGGACAGGGGATGCGTAAGGATGCATGATGTCATCAGAGATGTTGGCTTCTCAATTTCTTTATCTAAGGATGGACACAGGCAATTTTATGTAAGAGCTGGTTGGGAATTAGAGGATTGGCCAACGATTGATGCGCATGAATACTACACTGCAATCTCACTTATGAGGAACAAAATACCCGAGCTTCCCGAAGTCTTGGAATTTCCAGAACTCCAGATTCTCTTGTTACAAAGTAATTCTATGAATAAGATCCTAGATTCTTCTTTTAAACATCTAACGGCATTAAGGGTCTTAGATATTAGCGAGACTAGCATTTCTTTACTACCCTCATCATCCAATCTCCTAACCAGCCTCCACACTTTGTACCTAGATGGTTGCTTGTCAATGGAAAGTAACATATCCATACTTGGACAGTTGAAAGAACTTAAGATTCTTAGTATGAGAGAATTTCCTCGTGAGAAATTGCCAAAAGAAATAGGAGAGTTGACCAAACTAAGGATGCTGGACTTCACCAGTGAATCTGTTGGAATAGTTCCTTGTAACGTGATAGGCAACCTCAGTAAATTAGAAGAACTCTACATGCAGTGCAACTTTGTGGACTGGGGGAGTAAAGTCGAGGGGAGTGAAGTCAAGGGAAGTGTGGTTGAGGAGAGCAAAGCTGTGGGAGCAGGAGAGGAAACTACTGCTTTGTTTGATGAGTTAACTAGCTTGTTACATTTACGCATTTTGAAGGTTTTCATGTCTGAtgcaaaatgcatgcatgtaaaTGTTAGGCGTAAACTGAAATGGATAAACTTTGACATATGTATCAGCGGAGACCCATCAATTAGAAAACAGCATTTGGATTCAAGTTCTTCACTTGACTATGCAAGAGCCTTGACTGTTGACATAACCATGGATACCTTACAGAAGTGGTTTATCGATGCTGTGACCAAGAGAACTGAGAAGCTGCAGTATATAAAGTGTCAGGATTTAGGTAATATCCTTATGGAATATGACTGGGGGAGATTACATAAACTGAAGCATTTATCTGTTATCGGGCCCAATGAGAAATTGAAAGAGTTGATGAACACAACAATATGGATTCAAAATGAACCTGTGTTTCAGAATTTGGAAGAGTTGCATCTCGTTGAAGTGAATTGTCTGAAGGAGTTATGTGTTGGTGAATTACCAAATGAATCTCTATGCAAGCTTAGGTTACTGAAGGTGACAGGTTGTCATAAATTGATGAATGCACTTTTACAATCTAATTTGTTGCAGAGACTACAAAATCTGGAAATACTAATTTGTGAAGAGATGGATGTATTGGAGTATGTGTTTGCATGTGAAGTGTTTGACGCAGAACAAATTACTCTGAGAAAATTGACAGAGATGAGATTGGAGAACCTAGTGAACCTGATAAAGATATGGAATGGTCCTGCTCCACATGCAGTCTTTCATCATGTTAAAATTTTGGTAGTTTCTGGGTGCTTTAAGCTGAAATATCTCTTCACTTCAGAAGTAGCTCAATGTCTTCATGAATTGGAAGATCTTAGGGTAGAGGTTTGCCAAAGGTTGGAGAGGGTTATTGAAGCAAGTGAGGAAACAGTCAACAACAAGATAGTTTTTCCAAAATTGAAGATCTTAGCTTTGAAACAGCTTCCGAAGCTTACAAGGTTCTATGGTAGTACTGGAAGTGGTACTAATGATGAAGAAAATATTGAGTTTCCTTTATTGGAACACTCGCATGTGGAACGCTGCAATAGTTTCAAATCTCCAGCTAAGGACATGTTGGTTTCAGTGATGAAAAAGCAGCTTGTTTTGATTCCTATGCAAG AGTCAGATCGGAGAGAGACACCTACTTTAagcagaagaagatga
- the LOC112165979 gene encoding probable disease resistance protein At4g27220 isoform X1 has translation MTRTVSSGASNAMSKMDEPLKRGSNDIGCYFEEAKAKKKQKARHEEEVREEVRVIVQEDAEIEGQKTKQQDSIVIQLMESSSALMVENPEPKSEDHQESMDLDPSTSLPSSAPLKKYDVFLSFRGADSRKDFLSHLHHELRYVRGLQTFMDDKELELGAPIYPSLLKAIEESNFAIVVLSKDYAQSAWCLEELTKICECMKDNNRIIPLFYHVEPTDVRYQKCSFRDAFTNHVKNGWHSSEQLQRWKKALETVANFSGCNAKDYKTEREVVEAIVESVCGRVRPIGIESIISSRDFGDFEVFEATREAMDNVMKALEDENVTIIGVYGMPGIGKTTMVEHVGVEAQKKGLFRQVTRAVISQKPNLWKIQGRLASMLGVTLRGADEFERACELMSMIRRRERILIILDDIWTKRELSDIGIPGPKELKSRNSKLLLTTRNKDVCDSMHCQPRIPIDILTEQDSWKLFEKNTGKSFEQTTKFYRVARKVARECAGLPLALKAVAKALGNKDLDQWRGACKRLKASKTPYPEDKGDVFKSIKLSYDYLETNDSKSCFLLCCLFPEDYDIQIEDLLKYGIGKGLFQESDMQEARAAVHSVVQSLKDSNLLLDGKMDRGCVRMHDVIRDVGFSISLSKDGHRQFYVRAGWELEDWPTIDAHEYYTAISLMRNKIPELPEVLEFPELQILLLQSNSMNKILDSSFKHLTALRVLDISETSISLLPSSSNLLTSLHTLYLDGCLSMESNISILGQLKELKILSMREFPREKLPKEIGELTKLRMLDFTSESVGIVPCNVIGNLSKLEELYMQCNFVDWGSKVEGSEVKGSVVEESKAVGAGEETTALFDELTSLLHLRILKVFMSDAKCMHVNVRRKLKWINFDICISGDPSIRKQHLDSSSSLDYARALTVDITMDTLQKWFIDAVTKRTEKLQYIKCQDLGNILMEYDWGRLHKLKHLSVIGPNEKLKELMNTTIWIQNEPVFQNLEELHLVEVNCLKELCVGELPNESLCKLRLLKVTGCHKLMNALLQSNLLQRLQNLEILICEEMDVLEYVFACEVFDAEQITLRKLTEMRLENLVNLIKIWNGPAPHAVFHHVKILVVSGCFKLKYLFTSEVAQCLHELEDLRVEVCQRLERVIEASEETVNNKIVFPKLKILALKQLPKLTRFYGSTGSGTNDEENIEFPLLEHSHVERCNSFKSPAKDMLVSVMKKQLVLIPMQGANLNISDVFISGAESDRRETPTLSRRR, from the exons ATGACCCGTACTGTGTCTTCTGGAGCATCTAATGCAATGTCAAAAATGGATGAGCCATTGAAGCGTGGTTCAAATGATATTGGATGCTATTTTGAAGAAGCAAAAgctaagaagaaacaaaaagctAGACACGAAGAGGAAGTGAGGGAAGAAGTCAGAGTTATTGTACAAGAAGATGCAGAAATTGAAGGGCAAAAAACAAAGCAGCAAGATTCCATAGTGATTCAGCTGATGGAATCATCGTCAGCTCTCATGGTTGAAAACCCTGAGCCAAAATCAGAGGATCATCAAGAATCAATGGACCTGGATCCCTCTACATCTCTTCCTTCATCAGCTCCTCTGAAGAAGTATGATGTTTTTCTGAGTTTCAGGGGTGCAGACTCTCGTAAGGATTTTCTATCCCACTTACACCATGAATTGAGATATGTGAGAGGGCTTCAAACGTTCATGGATGACAAAGAGCTTGAACTAGGGGCTCCTATTTATCCAAGTCTGCTaaaggcaattgaagaatcaaATTTTGCAATTGTTGTTTTGTCAAAAGACTATGCTCAATCTGCATGGTGTTTGGAGGAGCTTACAAAGATTTGTGAATGCATGAAAGACAATAACAGAATTATACCGCTTTTTTATCATGTCGAACCTACTGATGTGCGGTATCAGAAGTGTAGTTTTCGAGATGCTTTCACAAATCATGTAAAAAATGGGTGGCACAGTTCAGAGCAGCTGCAGCGGTGGAAAAAAGCTTTAGAAACAGTAGCCAATTTCTCTGGGTGTAATGCGAAGGATTATAA GACTGAAAGAGAAGTTGTTGAAGCCATTGTGGAATCTGTGTGCGGGAGAGTAAGACCTATTGGAATTGAGTCTATTATTTCCTCAAGAGATTTTGGAGATTTTGAAGTATTTGAAGCAACAAGAGAAGCCATGGACAATGTAATGAAGGCGCTAGAAGATGAAAACGTTACTATCATTGGGGTCTACGGAATGCCAGGCATCGGAAAAACAACCATGGTGGAACATGTCGGTGTAGAAGCCCAAAAAAAGGGGCTATTCCGTCAGGTGACTCGGGCTGTGATATCCCAAAAGCCCAACTTGTGGAAGATTCAAGGAAGATTAGCTTCCATGTTGGGTGTGACACTAAGGGGTGCAGACGAATTTGAAAGAGCCTGTGAATTGATGTCGATGATAAGGAGAAGAGAAAGGATCCTTATAATCCTGGATGACATTTGGACGAAAAGAGAGTTGTCAGACATAGGAATTCCTGGCCCCAAAGAGCTAAAAAGTCGCAATTCCAAGCTCCTACTCACCACAAGGAATAAGGATGTTTGCGATAGTATGCACTGCCAACCAAGAATTCCTATTGATATCTTGACTGAACAAGATTCTTGGAAGTTGTTTGAGAAGAATACAGGAAAATCTTTTGAACAAACAACCAAGTTCTATCGTGTTGCAAGGAAGGTAGCAAGAGAATGTGCCGGTCTTCCGCTTGCGTTGAAAGCAGTTGCAAAGGCACTTGGGAATAAAGATTTAGACCAATGGAGGGGAGCTTGTAAGCGACTAAAGGCGTCCAAAACTCCTTACCCGGAAGACAAGGGAGATGTATTCAAAAGCATAAAGCTAAGCTATGATTACCTAGAAACTAATGACTCCAAATCATGCTTCTTGCTTTGCTGCCTATTCCCAGAGGATTATGATATCCAAATTGAAGACCTGCTGAAGTATGGGATTGGGAAAGGATTGTTTCAGGAGTCTGACATGCAAGAAGCCAGAGCCGCAGTACATTCTGTGGTCCAGTCCCTTAAAGATTCTAACCTACTTTTGGATGGTAAAATGGACAGGGGATGCGTAAGGATGCATGATGTCATCAGAGATGTTGGCTTCTCAATTTCTTTATCTAAGGATGGACACAGGCAATTTTATGTAAGAGCTGGTTGGGAATTAGAGGATTGGCCAACGATTGATGCGCATGAATACTACACTGCAATCTCACTTATGAGGAACAAAATACCCGAGCTTCCCGAAGTCTTGGAATTTCCAGAACTCCAGATTCTCTTGTTACAAAGTAATTCTATGAATAAGATCCTAGATTCTTCTTTTAAACATCTAACGGCATTAAGGGTCTTAGATATTAGCGAGACTAGCATTTCTTTACTACCCTCATCATCCAATCTCCTAACCAGCCTCCACACTTTGTACCTAGATGGTTGCTTGTCAATGGAAAGTAACATATCCATACTTGGACAGTTGAAAGAACTTAAGATTCTTAGTATGAGAGAATTTCCTCGTGAGAAATTGCCAAAAGAAATAGGAGAGTTGACCAAACTAAGGATGCTGGACTTCACCAGTGAATCTGTTGGAATAGTTCCTTGTAACGTGATAGGCAACCTCAGTAAATTAGAAGAACTCTACATGCAGTGCAACTTTGTGGACTGGGGGAGTAAAGTCGAGGGGAGTGAAGTCAAGGGAAGTGTGGTTGAGGAGAGCAAAGCTGTGGGAGCAGGAGAGGAAACTACTGCTTTGTTTGATGAGTTAACTAGCTTGTTACATTTACGCATTTTGAAGGTTTTCATGTCTGAtgcaaaatgcatgcatgtaaaTGTTAGGCGTAAACTGAAATGGATAAACTTTGACATATGTATCAGCGGAGACCCATCAATTAGAAAACAGCATTTGGATTCAAGTTCTTCACTTGACTATGCAAGAGCCTTGACTGTTGACATAACCATGGATACCTTACAGAAGTGGTTTATCGATGCTGTGACCAAGAGAACTGAGAAGCTGCAGTATATAAAGTGTCAGGATTTAGGTAATATCCTTATGGAATATGACTGGGGGAGATTACATAAACTGAAGCATTTATCTGTTATCGGGCCCAATGAGAAATTGAAAGAGTTGATGAACACAACAATATGGATTCAAAATGAACCTGTGTTTCAGAATTTGGAAGAGTTGCATCTCGTTGAAGTGAATTGTCTGAAGGAGTTATGTGTTGGTGAATTACCAAATGAATCTCTATGCAAGCTTAGGTTACTGAAGGTGACAGGTTGTCATAAATTGATGAATGCACTTTTACAATCTAATTTGTTGCAGAGACTACAAAATCTGGAAATACTAATTTGTGAAGAGATGGATGTATTGGAGTATGTGTTTGCATGTGAAGTGTTTGACGCAGAACAAATTACTCTGAGAAAATTGACAGAGATGAGATTGGAGAACCTAGTGAACCTGATAAAGATATGGAATGGTCCTGCTCCACATGCAGTCTTTCATCATGTTAAAATTTTGGTAGTTTCTGGGTGCTTTAAGCTGAAATATCTCTTCACTTCAGAAGTAGCTCAATGTCTTCATGAATTGGAAGATCTTAGGGTAGAGGTTTGCCAAAGGTTGGAGAGGGTTATTGAAGCAAGTGAGGAAACAGTCAACAACAAGATAGTTTTTCCAAAATTGAAGATCTTAGCTTTGAAACAGCTTCCGAAGCTTACAAGGTTCTATGGTAGTACTGGAAGTGGTACTAATGATGAAGAAAATATTGAGTTTCCTTTATTGGAACACTCGCATGTGGAACGCTGCAATAGTTTCAAATCTCCAGCTAAGGACATGTTGGTTTCAGTGATGAAAAAGCAGCTTGTTTTGATTCCTATGCAAG GTGCAAATTTAAACATTTCGGACGTCTTCATATCTGGTGCAGAGTCAGATCGGAGAGAGACACCTACTTTAagcagaagaagatga